In a single window of the Arachis hypogaea cultivar Tifrunner chromosome 6, arahy.Tifrunner.gnm2.J5K5, whole genome shotgun sequence genome:
- the LOC140173664 gene encoding uncharacterized protein: MEGILDENPSSQDDSRPRHPTPEQQEVLNQARIASTIHRTNEHMITDPQQPEKTRDKATHIIQDLCLRVQELEGKLTDKGKHANERGSQATSRPRSYRGRSPTRQHDRRNGRSHSRDHRHDNSPERRHNKKHHRSASRDLSRQHDSDEDPKRRHTKRTRNDHTIMGATPFTERILRAKLSRGFDKPTDMKYDGTKDPQEHLTAFEARMNLEEASDAVRCRAFPVTLAGPAIKWFNALPNGSITSFHDITRKFMAQFTTRITKAKHPISLLGVTQKQEESTRKYLDRFNDECLTVDGLTDSVASLCLTNGLMNEDFRKHLTTKPVWTMHEIQNVAKDYINDEEVSQVVAANKRQHVATQHGNPTPRHNPPPKENQRDSLRPTHRPPRIGKFSNYTPLTAPITEVYHQIADRGVIPKARPLKERTGGNKALYCDYHRGYGHKTQDCFDLKDALEQAIRDGKLPEFVKFIREPRRADRDKSPEREGRNPRTQKPPSRENPEEDPTIIVNVITGKDVSNKSKLTMKKDLKIMAVRNHDPVTIADSAITFLPEDCQHGTSAEDAPFVISARIGTGLVRRILVDTGADSNILFRGAFDKLGLRNDNLQTHRHGITGLGDNFLKPDGSVTLPITIGTSNQRKTILSEFVVLKDSTAYNVILGRKTINDFSAVIFTKYLLMKFRADDGTIGTVRGDREVAAECDNNSLALRKKSRDAAGIFLADLDARLDGQPRPEPEGDMEKLQIGPTKDEYTFINRNLPHDLKEELSQLLKQNRDLFAFTPADMPGINLNKACPKDAFPLPNIDGLVDAASGHRYLSFMDAYSGYNQIPMHRPDEEKTAFITLDGTYCYKVMPFGLKNAGATYQRLVNKIFRNLTGNKIEVYIDDMLAKTESGEQLTDDLKVIMNTLRKHQMRLNPTKCAFGMEAGKFLGFMITQRGVEANPEKCRAVLEMTSPKNLKEIQKLTGRLTALSRFLGASAQKAIPFFKLMKKGTPFKWETECEEAFQHFKKVLTEPPILAKPQTGETLYLYLSITEEIIAAALIRENEKKEQKPIYFISKVLQDTEARYSRLEKLAFALLSASRRLRQYFQAHPITVRTDQAVKQVLQKPDLAGRMLAWSIELSQFQIGFEPRNAIKVQALTDFIAEMTPTKLTSEPWKLHVDGSSNSTHGGAGIILKNQNGITIEQSIRYDFPVSNNQAEYEALLAGLNLAREVGAKVLEVNTDSQVVCSQINGSYQTRDPLLQQYLNKVNELKEGFENVSIQHVPRERNARADLLSKLASTKSGHGNRSLIQEAVKSPSVSTEINAHLTSSNRESWTYPILQYLRDGILPPDPKEERRIKREAANYTIIAGQLYKRGFSQPLLKCVEPGDTEYILREIHEGCCGHHIGGKTLAQKITRAGYFWPTIIQDSIQLTKSCDKCQRHANIHRAAPHQLSIISAERPFGSWGIDLVGPFPTAPGQLRYLIVAIDYYTKWIEAEPLASITATQCQKFVWRQIITRFGIPEIIISDNGTQFTDKKFRELLEGLHISHRFSSVEHPQTNGQVESANKVIVKGLKKRLDEAKGLWADELGSVLWSYRTTPQTSTGETPFRLTYGVEAVIPVEIGDPSPRRTVGGNDEEAERDLVDEERSIAHVKELALKQRVSLRYNHDVIRREFADNDLVLRRNDIGLPTPGEGKLTPNWE, encoded by the exons TACCGCGGAAGGTCGCCAACCCGGCAACACGATAGAAGAAACGGTCGTAGCCACTCACGCGACCACCGACACGACAACTCGCCAGAACGGCGACACAACAAAAAACACCACCGCAGCGCGTCCCGCGACCTAAGCCGTCAGCACGACTCGGACGAAGACCCGAAACGACGACACACCAAGCGCACAAGGAACGACCACACCATAATGGGAGCCACGCCCTTCACAGAAAGAATATTAAGAGCAAAACTCTCCAGAGGCTTCGACAAACCGACCGACATGAAGTACGACGGCACTAAGGACCCTCAAgaacacctaacggccttcgAAGCCAGAATGAACTTGGAAGAAGCATCCGACGCGGTCCGATGCAGAGCCTTCCCAGTAACCCTTGCCGGACCggcgatcaaatggttcaacgccctcccaaacggatccatAACCAGTTTCCACGACATTACAAGAAAATTCATGGCCCAATTCACAACCCGAATCAccaaagccaaacaccccatcagcttgcTAGGGGTCACGCAGAAACAAGAAGAATCTACAAGgaaatacctcgaccgcttcaacgaTGAATGCTTGACGGTCGACGGACTCACAGACTCCGTCGCCAGCCTCTGCCTAACTAACGGACTCATGAACGAAGACTttcgcaaacacctcaccacTAAACCAGTATGGACCATGCACGAAATCCAGAACGTCGCCAAAGACTACATTaacgacgaggaagtcagccaggtcgtcgctgccaataaacggcaacACGTCGCCACCCAACACGGCAATCCGACCCCCCGTCATAACCCACCACCAAAAGAGAACCAACGAGACAGCCTTCGACCAACCCACCGACCACCAAGAATAGGAAAATTCTCCAACTACACCCCTCTAACAGCACCAATAACCGAGgtataccaccaaatagcagatcgaGGCGTCATCCCCAAAGCCCGACCACTCAAGGAAAGGACAGGAGGAAATAAAGCTCTCTACTGCGACTACCACCGCGGATACGGCCACAAAACACAAGATTGTTTCGATCTTAAAGATGCTCTTGAGcaagccatacgagacggcaaactcccagagTTCGTCAAATTCATCAGAGAACCAAGGCGCGCCGACAGAGACAAATCACCTGAAAGAGAAGGACGCAACCCGAGAACTCAAAAACCACCGTCCAGGGAAAACCCCGAAGAAGACCCGACCATCATAGTAAACGTCATCACGGGCAAAGACGtgtcaaataaatcaaaattaacaatGAAAAAAGACCTCAAGATAATGGCCGTCAGGAACCACGACCCAGTCACCATAGCCGACAGCGCGATAACTTTCTTGCCGGAAGACTGCCAACACGGCACCTCGGCCGAAGACGCCCCCTTCGTCATATCGGCACGAATCGGAACAGGGCTAGTAAGAAGAATACTGGTGGACACCGGCGCTGACTCCAACATCCTCTTCCgaggagccttcgacaaactcgggctCCGCAACGACAACCTCCAAACGCACCGCCACGGCATCACGGGCCTCGGAGATAACTTCCTCAAACCAGACGGCTCGGTTACTCTTCCCATCACCATAGGAACAAGCAATCAGAGAAAGACGATCTTATCCGAATTCGTCgtcctaaaagactccacagCCTATAACGTCATTCTCGGGAGAAAAACAATCAACGACTTCTCGGCAGTCATCTTCACCAAATACCTTCTCATGAAATTCAGAGCCGACGACGGCACCATTGGAACCGTTCGCGGAGACCGAGAAGTTGCAGCCGAATGCGACAACAATAGTTTAGCCCTAAGGAAAAAATCCCGGGATGCGGCCGGAATTTTCCTTGCTGACCTAGACGCACGACTTGACGGCCAACCTAGACCGGAACCAGAAGGGGACATGGAAAAACTACAAATAGGGCCAACCAAAGATGAATACACGTTCATCAACAGAAACCTCCCGCACGACCTCAAAGAAGAACTCTCGCAACTTTTGAAACAAAACAGAGACCTATTCGCATTCACACCAGCCGATATGCCGGGAATAA atctcaacaaagcatgcccaaaggACGCCTTCCCCTTACCAAACATCGACGGACTAGTGGACGCAGCATCCGGACACCggtacctcagcttcatggacgcatattccgGCTACAACCAGATCCCGATGCACCGGCCAGACGAAGAAAAGACAGCATTCATCACACTGGACGGAACCTACTGCTATAAAGTAATGCCCTTCGGCTTGAAAAACGCCGGAGCCACCTACCAGCGACTCGTCAACAAAATATTTCGCAACTTAACCGGAAACAAAATAGAAGTCTACATAGATGATATGCTCGCCAAGACGGAATCCGGTGAGCAACTAACCGACGACCTAAAGGTCATAATGAACACCCTGCGAAAACACCAAATGCGACTCAACCCAACAAAGTGCGCCTTCGGAATGGAAGCAGGAAAATTCCTCGGATTCATGATCACACAACGCGGAGTTGAGGCAAACCCGGAAAAATGCCGTGCCGTCCTTGAGATGACAAGTCCCAAAAACCTCAAAGAAATCCAAAAACTTACCGGAAGACTAACCGCACTATCCCGGTTCCTCGGAGCTTCGGCACAAAAGGCAATCCCTTTTTTCAAACTTATGAAAAAAGGAACCCCCTTCAAATGGGAGACAGAATGCGAAGAAGCTTTCCAACACTTCAAGAAGGTCCTAACGGAGCCTCCAATCCTCGCAAAACCTCAAACAGGGGAAACACTATACCTgtacctctccataacggaagaAATAATCGCAGCAGCACTCATCCGGGAAAACGAGAAAAAGGAACAGAAACCCatatacttcataagcaaagtcctACAAGACACAGAAGCCCGCTACTCACGATTGGAAAAACTGGCTTTCGCACTCCTCTCAGCATCCCGACGACTACGACAATACTTCCAGGCCCACCCCATAACGGTCCGAACCGACCAAGCGGTCAAACAGGTATTGCAGAAACCCGACCTAGCGGGTagaatgctagcatggtccatcgAATTGTCCCAATTCCAGATCGGGTTCGAACCCCGGAACGCCATCAAAGTGCAGGCCTTGACCGACTTCATCGCTGAAATGACCCCGACCAAACTGACATCCGAACCATGGAAACTGCACGTCGATGGCTCATCAAACTCCACTCACGGAGGTGCAGGAATCATACTCAAAAACCAAAACGGGATCACAATTGAACAATCAATAAGATACGATTTTCCAGTATCaaataaccaagcagaatatgaggccctCTTAGCAGGCCTGAACCTAGCCCGGGAAGTCGGCGCAAAGGTACTCGAGGTCAACACCGATTCCCAGGTGGTGTGCTCCCAAATCAACGGGAGCTACCAAACCCGAGACCCCCTGCTCCAACAATACCTCAATAAAGTAAATGAATTAAAAGAAGGATTCGAAAACGTCTCCATACAGCACGTCCCCAGGGAGCGAAACGCCAGGGCAGACCTACTCTCCAAGCTAGCTAGCACGAAGTCAGGACACGGCAACAGATCGCTAATCCAGGAGGCTGTCAAGTCGCCTTCCGTATCAACAGAAATCAACGCACACCTAACTTCCTCAAATCGAGAGTCTTGGACATACCCTATCTTGCAATATCTCCGCGACGGAATCCTCCCACCAGATCCGAAAGAGGAAAGGCGAATAAAGAGAGAAGCCGCCAACTATACCATCATAGCGGGACAACTATACAAACGCGGATTCTCGCAGCCCCTACTCAAATGTGTCGAACCCGGGGACACGGAATACATACTCCGCGAGATCCACGAAGGATGCTGCGGTCACCACATCGGGGGAAAAACGCTAGCCCAAAAAATCACCAGAGCCGGCTACTTCTGGCCCACAATCATTCAAGATTCCATACAACTAACAAAAAGCTGCGACAAATGCCAAAGGCATGCCAATATCCACCGAGCCGCACCACACCAACTCAGTATCATATCGGCTGAACGGCCATTCGGCAGTTGGGGAATCGACCTCGTCGGGCCCTTCCCCACGGCACCCGGCCAACTCAGATATctcatcgtcgccatagactactacaccaaatggattgaAGCCGAGCCCCTGGCCTCTATCACGGCTACCCAATGCCAGAAATTCGTCTGGCGACAAATCATTACCCGATTCGGAATCCCCGAAATCATCATCTCCGACAACGGAACCCAGTTCACAGACAAGAAATTCAGAGAACTCCTAGAAGGATTGCATATATCCCATCGCTTCAGctcggtagaacatccccaaaCAAACGGACAAGTGGAATCCGCCAACAAAGTCATCGTCAAAGGACTTAAGAAACGACTTGACGAAGCCAAGGGGCTATGGGCAGACGAGTTGGGATCAGTCCTATGGTCATACCGAACGACACCCCAAACGAGCACGGGAGAAACGCCCTTCCGACTAACATACGGCGTAGAAGCAGTCATCCCAGTGGAAATCGGGGACCCCAGCCCTAGAAGAACGGTTGGAGGTAACGACGAAGAAGCAGAACGAGATCTCGTGGACGAAGAAAGAAGCATAGCCCATGTCAAAGAATTAGCACTTAAACAAAGGGTCAGCCTAAGGTACAACCACGACGTTATCCGACGAGAATTCGCGGACaacgacctcgtcctacgacgaaACGATATCGGCCTTccgaccccaggagaaggaaAACTCACCCCCAATTGGGAATGA